In one Platichthys flesus chromosome 3, fPlaFle2.1, whole genome shotgun sequence genomic region, the following are encoded:
- the LOC133934063 gene encoding probable polypeptide N-acetylgalactosaminyltransferase 8: MSLAWINRPVFVLAGIALVFNMGMFLKQRTGPERAANQRTNSLSELEARLGNVYKMLEDLGLKQEAMHKMLENRGRSRKAVEAKRQLQHQKQPEQSEHPEQKDHPEQKEHPVQPEQPEQKIPNASRAVKSPQLFPDSPLFKQWGQNLSEVEQREAEALFQKYGYNAFLSDRPPLDRVLSDTLDPRCLTKTYAKDLPSLGVVLIYLNEARSVIKRALRSIIDLTPKSILKEMILVDDGSSHEDLKGDLDAYVESLKRGNPTLNVTRVRHRKQRGLASARVAGWRAATAEVVAIPDEHPNHVTPLVQGKTET; encoded by the coding sequence atGAGTTTAGCCTGGATCAACCGACCTGTCTTTGTGCTGGCGGGGATCGCACTCGTTTTCAACATGGGCATGTTTCTGAAACAGCGGACTGGGCCCGAGCGGGCTGCGAACCAGCGGACCAATAGTCTGTCTGAGCTGGAGGCGCGACTGGGTAACGTGTACAAAATGCTGGAAGATTTGGGACTAAAGCAGGAGGCCATGCATAAAATGCTTGAAAACAGAGGCAGATCCAGAAAAGCTGTGGAGGCCAAACGGCAGCTGCAACACCAGAAGCAGCCTGAGCAGAGTGAGCATCCTGAGCAGAAGGATCATCCAGAGCAGAAGGAGCATCCAGTGCAGCCAGAGCAGCCTGAGCAAAAGATCCCAAATGCCTCCAGAGCGGTGAAGTCCCCCCAACTGTTTCCTGACTCTCCCCTGTTCAAGCAGTGGGGGCAGAATCTGTCTGAGGTCGAGCAGCGAGAGGCCGAGGCTCTGTTTCAGAAGTACGGATACAACGCTTTCCTCAGCGATCGCCCTCCTCTGGACCGAGTTCTTTCAGATACTCTGGATCCGAGGTGTCTGACAAAGACTTATGCCAAAGACCTGCCGAGTCTGGGAGTGGTGCTGATCTACCTGAATGAAGCTCGGTCTGTGATCAAGCGGGCGCTGCGCAGCATCATCGACCTCACCCCCAAGAGCATCCTGAAGGAGATGATACTGGTGGACGACGGCAGCTCTCATGAGGACCTGAAGGGCGACCTTGACGCGTACGTGGAGTCACTGAAGAGAGGGAACCCAACTCTAAACGTCACTCGAGTGAGGCACCGCAAGCAGCGAGGGCTCGCCTCCGCCAGAGTGGCTGGGTGGAGAGCTGCCACTGCTGAGGTGGTGGCCATCCCAGACGAGCACCCAAATCATGTTACGCCCCTGGTCCAGGGGAAAACAGAGACATAA